Proteins encoded in a region of the Falco rusticolus isolate bFalRus1 chromosome 10, bFalRus1.pri, whole genome shotgun sequence genome:
- the SYT7 gene encoding synaptotagmin-7 isoform X4 translates to MYLHPEAASAGAPSRDVLLVSAITTVSLSITIVLCGICQWCQRKLGKRYKTSLETVGTPDSSRGRSEKKTIKLPAGGKAVNTAPVPGQPPHDESDRKTEPRSSVSDLVNSLTSEMLMLSPGSEDDEGHDGVSRENLGRIQFSVGYNFQESTLTVKIMKAQELPAKDFSGTSDPFVKIYLLPDKKHKLETKVKRKNLNPHWNETFLFEGFPYEKVVQRVLYLQVLDYDRFSRNDPIGEVSIPLNKVDLTQMQTFWKDLKPCSDGSGSRGELLLSLCYNPSANSIVVNIIKARNLKAMDIGGTSDPYVKVWLMYKDKRVEKKKTVVMKRCLNPVFNESFAFDIPTERLRETTIVITVMDKDRLSRNDVIGKIYLSWKSGPGEVKHWKDMIARPRQAVAQWHQLKA, encoded by the exons GGGCTCCCTCCCGCGACGTCCTCCTCGTCTCAGCCATCACCACCGTCAGCCTTAGCATCACCATCGTACTCTGCGGGATCTGCCAGTGGTGCCAGCGCAAACTG GGTAAGCGTTACAAGACTTCCCTGGAGACTGTGGGAACTCCAGACTCCAGCCGAGGCCgcagtgaaaagaaaaccatcaa GTTGCCGGCTGGCGGCAAGGCGGTGAACACAGCACCGGTGCCCGGGCAGCCACCGCATGATGAGTCTGACCGCAAGACAGAGCCTCGCTCCTCCGTCTCCGACCTGGTCAACTCCCTGACCAGCGAGATGCTCATG ctgtccccaggctCCGAGGACGACGAGGGCCACGATGGTGTCAGCCGGGAGAACCTGGGCCGCATCCAGTTCAGCGTTGGCTACAACTTCCAGGAGTCCACCCTGACTGTCAAGATCATGAAggcacaggagctgccagcCAAGGACTTCAGCGGCACCAGCGACCCCTTTGTCAAGATCTACCTGCTCCCTGACAAGAAGCACAAGCTGGAGACCAAGGTGAAGAGGAAGAACCTCAACCCACACTGGAATGAGACCTTCCTCTTTGAAG GGTTCCCCTACGAGAAGGTGGTGCAGCGGGTGCTGTACCTTCAGGTCCTGGACTATGACCGCTTCAGCCGCAATGACCCCATTGGGGAGGTGTCCATCCCTCTCAACAAGGTGGACCTCACCCAGATGCAGACCTTCTGGAAGGACCTGAAGCCGTGCAGCGATGGCAGT GGAAGTcgtggggagctgctgctgtcgCTGTGCTACAACCCCTCTGCCAACTCCATTGTGGTGAACATCATCAAAGCGCGTAACCTCAAAGCCATGGACATCGGGGGCACATCAG ACCCCTATGTGAAGGTGTGGCTGATGTACAAGGACAAGCGGGTGGAGAAGAAGAAGACAGTGGTCATGAAGCGGTGCCTGAACCCCGTCTTCAACGAGTCTTTTGCCTTTGACATCCCCACAGAGCGGCTGCGCGAGACAACCATCGTCATCACCGTCATGGACAAGGACAGGCTGAGCCGCAACGATGTCATTGGCAAG ATCTACCTGTCCTGGAAGAGCGGCCCCGGGGAGGTGAAGCACTGGAAGGACATGATCGCCCGTCCCCGGCAGGCAGTGGCACAGTGGCACCAGCTGAAGGCCTGA
- the SDHAF2 gene encoding succinate dehydrogenase assembly factor 2, mitochondrial isoform X1, giving the protein MAAARLCSLPRWALCRHVLGPVSLRRGYRGDSPTDTGKDVLEIPLPPWQERPDEPLETKRARLLYESRKRGMLENCILLSLFAKENLNRMSEQQLNLYDRLINEPSNDWDIYYWATEAKPTPAEFENDVMAMLREFTKNKKKEQRLRQPDLEYLFEPPH; this is encoded by the exons ATGGCGGCGGCTAGG CTCTGTTCCCTGCCCAGGTGGGCTCTGTGCCGGCACGTTTTGGGGCCAGTGAGCCTGCGGCGTGGCTACCGTGGGGACTCCCCGACAGACACAGGGAAGGATGTGCTGGAGATCCCCTTGCCCCCCTGGCAGGAGCGTCCTGATGAGCCACTGGAGACGAAGAGAGCCCGGCTGCTGTATGAGAGCCGGAAGAGGGGGATGCTGGAGAACTGCATCCTGCTCAG CCTCTTTGCAAAGGAGAACCTGAACCGCATGAGCGAGCAGCAGCTGAACCTCTACGACCGGCTCATTAATGAGCCCAGCAACGACTGGGACATTTACTACTGGGCCACAG AAGCAAAGCCCACGCCGGCTGAGTTTGAGAACGACGTGATGGCTATGCTGAGGGAGTTTACCAAGAACAAGAAGAAGGAGCAGAGGCTGCGGCAGCCAGACCTGGAGTACCTCTTTGAGCCGCCCCACTGA
- the SYT7 gene encoding synaptotagmin-7 isoform X3, producing MYLHPEAASAGAPSRDVLLVSAITTVSLSITIVLCGICQWCQRKLGKRYKTSLETVGTPDSSRGRSEKKTINDLDRDFWNNNDNTVQQKWSSYPPKEFILNISPYAPYGDPRLSLNGSLLSGAKLTASAAAGLAGERDGRPGEKQRLGEDGMKSSISAHSEPSAGKAARGRWHTVQSHLAAGKLSLSKLPAGGKAVNTAPVPGQPPHDESDRKTEPRSSVSDLVNSLTSEMLMLSPGSEDDEGHDGVSRENLGRIQFSVGYNFQESTLTVKIMKAQELPAKDFSGTSDPFVKIYLLPDKKHKLETKVKRKNLNPHWNETFLFEGFPYEKVVQRVLYLQVLDYDRFSRNDPIGEVSIPLNKVDLTQMQTFWKDLKPCSDGSGSRGELLLSLCYNPSANSIVVNIIKARNLKAMDIGGTSDPYVKVWLMYKDKRVEKKKTVVMKRCLNPVFNESFAFDIPTERLRETTIVITVMDKDRLSRNDVIGKIYLSWKSGPGEVKHWKDMIARPRQAVAQWHQLKA from the exons GGGCTCCCTCCCGCGACGTCCTCCTCGTCTCAGCCATCACCACCGTCAGCCTTAGCATCACCATCGTACTCTGCGGGATCTGCCAGTGGTGCCAGCGCAAACTG GGTAAGCGTTACAAGACTTCCCTGGAGACTGTGGGAACTCCAGACTCCAGCCGAGGCCgcagtgaaaagaaaaccatcaa CGATCTAGACAGAGACTTTTGGAATAACAATGACAACACAGTGCAGCAGAAATGGAGCTCCTACCCTCCCAAGGAGTTTATACTAAACATTTCACCTTACGCCCCGTATGGTGATCCGCGGCTTTCCCTCAA TGGCTCTCTGTTATCAGGGGCCAAGCTGACGGCGTCGGCCGCTGCGGGGTTGGCGGGGGAGCGTGACGGCCGCCCTGGGGAGAAGCAGCGGCTCGGCGAGGACGGCATGAagagcagcatctctgcccACAGCGAGCCCAGCGCGGGGAAGGCGGCACGCGGCCGCTGGCACACAGTGCAGAGCCACTTGGCCGCAGGGAAGCTCAGCCTGTCCAA GTTGCCGGCTGGCGGCAAGGCGGTGAACACAGCACCGGTGCCCGGGCAGCCACCGCATGATGAGTCTGACCGCAAGACAGAGCCTCGCTCCTCCGTCTCCGACCTGGTCAACTCCCTGACCAGCGAGATGCTCATG ctgtccccaggctCCGAGGACGACGAGGGCCACGATGGTGTCAGCCGGGAGAACCTGGGCCGCATCCAGTTCAGCGTTGGCTACAACTTCCAGGAGTCCACCCTGACTGTCAAGATCATGAAggcacaggagctgccagcCAAGGACTTCAGCGGCACCAGCGACCCCTTTGTCAAGATCTACCTGCTCCCTGACAAGAAGCACAAGCTGGAGACCAAGGTGAAGAGGAAGAACCTCAACCCACACTGGAATGAGACCTTCCTCTTTGAAG GGTTCCCCTACGAGAAGGTGGTGCAGCGGGTGCTGTACCTTCAGGTCCTGGACTATGACCGCTTCAGCCGCAATGACCCCATTGGGGAGGTGTCCATCCCTCTCAACAAGGTGGACCTCACCCAGATGCAGACCTTCTGGAAGGACCTGAAGCCGTGCAGCGATGGCAGT GGAAGTcgtggggagctgctgctgtcgCTGTGCTACAACCCCTCTGCCAACTCCATTGTGGTGAACATCATCAAAGCGCGTAACCTCAAAGCCATGGACATCGGGGGCACATCAG ACCCCTATGTGAAGGTGTGGCTGATGTACAAGGACAAGCGGGTGGAGAAGAAGAAGACAGTGGTCATGAAGCGGTGCCTGAACCCCGTCTTCAACGAGTCTTTTGCCTTTGACATCCCCACAGAGCGGCTGCGCGAGACAACCATCGTCATCACCGTCATGGACAAGGACAGGCTGAGCCGCAACGATGTCATTGGCAAG ATCTACCTGTCCTGGAAGAGCGGCCCCGGGGAGGTGAAGCACTGGAAGGACATGATCGCCCGTCCCCGGCAGGCAGTGGCACAGTGGCACCAGCTGAAGGCCTGA
- the LRRC10B gene encoding leucine-rich repeat-containing protein 10B: MGSGGSAGRGARLAAAEGPGGEQHLLEVRGRRVPEALWAQQELRKLYLGDLGLRELPEELADLQHLRTLALDGNELLEVPEALCYLPRLAYLYLGRNGLQELPPAFAQLRGLRCLWLEGNFLARFPRALLSLPELRSLQLGNNRLARLPAGLPRMAGLQGLWLYGNRFEEFPPVLLRMARLHLLDLDRNRIARFPDLSGLPALRLLSYDHNPVRQPPCVGDTVQLVGEGAQEFMEARRERLQSLQQQEEEEEEEEGAEAPLAAPEDGSPLLEDREGSFAAPPGSSGET, encoded by the coding sequence ATGGGGAGCGGCGgctcggcggggcggggggcgcggctGGCGGCGGccgaggggccggggggcgAGCAGCACCTGCTGGAGGTGCGGGGCCGGCGGGTGCCCGAGGCCCTGTGGGCGCAGCAGGAGCTGCGGAAGCTTTACCTGGGCGACCtggggctgcgggagctgccGGAGGAGCTGGCGGACCTGCAGCACCTCCGCACCCTGGCCCTGGATGGCAACGAGCTGCTGGAGGTGCCCGAGGCCCTGTGCTACCTGCCCCGCCTGGCCTACCTCTACCTGGGCCGCAAcgggctgcaggagctgccgcCCGCCTTCGCCCAGCTGCGGGGCCTGCGCTGCCTCTGGCTGGAGGGCAACTTCCTGGCGCGCTTCCCCCGCGCCCTGCTGAGCCTGCCCGAGCTGCGCAGCCTCCAGCTGGGCAACAACCGCCTGGCCCGCCTGCCCGCCGGGCTGCCCCGCATGGCCGGCCTGCAGGGGCTCTGGCTCTATGGCAACCGCTTCGAGGAGTTCCCGCCCGTCCTGCTGCGCATGGCCCGCCTGCACCTCCTCGACCTGGACCGCAACCGCATCGCCCGCTTCCCTGACCTGTCCGGCCTCCCTGCCCTGCGGCTCCTCTCCTACGACCACAACCCTGTCCGGCAGCCGCCCTGCGTGGGAGACACCGTGCAGCTGGTGGGCGAGGGTGCGCAGGAGTTCATGGAGGCGCGGCGGGAGCGCCTGCagagcctccagcagcaggaggaagaggaagaggaggaggaaggcgcTGAGGCGCCACTGGCAGCCCCCGAGGATGGCTCCCCGCTGCTGGAGGACCGGGAGGGAAGCTTCGCCGCCCCACCGGGCTCCTCAGGGGAAACCTGA
- the SDHAF2 gene encoding succinate dehydrogenase assembly factor 2, mitochondrial isoform X3: MAAARLCSLPRWALCRHVLGPVSLRRGYRGDSPTDTGKDVLEIPLPPWQERPDEPLETKRARLLYESRKRGMLENCILLRQGRAGMPCASQERYHQPWRAKGERPGQPLCKGEPEPHERAAAEPLRPAH; this comes from the exons ATGGCGGCGGCTAGG CTCTGTTCCCTGCCCAGGTGGGCTCTGTGCCGGCACGTTTTGGGGCCAGTGAGCCTGCGGCGTGGCTACCGTGGGGACTCCCCGACAGACACAGGGAAGGATGTGCTGGAGATCCCCTTGCCCCCCTGGCAGGAGCGTCCTGATGAGCCACTGGAGACGAAGAGAGCCCGGCTGCTGTATGAGAGCCGGAAGAGGGGGATGCTGGAGAACTGCATCCTGCTCAG gcaggggcGGGCAGGGATGCCCTGTGCTTCACAGGAGAGATACCATCAGCCCTGGAGAGCTAAGGGAGAAAGGCCAGGCCAG CCTCTTTGCAAAGGAGAACCTGAACCGCATGAGCGAGCAGCAGCTGAACCTCTACGACCGGCTCATTAA
- the SYT7 gene encoding synaptotagmin-7 isoform X1, with the protein MYLHPEAASAGAPSRDVLLVSAITTVSLSITIVLCGICQWCQRKLGKRYKTSLETVGTPDSSRGRSEKKTINDLDRDFWNNNDNTVQQKWSSYPPKEFILNISPYAPYGDPRLSLNGSLLSGAKLTASAAAGLAGERDGRPGEKQRLGEDGMKSSISAHSEPSAGKAARGRWHTVQSHLAAGKLSLSNFEDSTLSTATTLEYIPTSAGDPKCQRPRTLMRQQSLQQPLSQHQRANHSQPTTSQSLGHLQAHSGSSASAGNPRGSRGGQARQGIAAGSKHRMAGGRSRSNPGSWDHVVGQIRNRGLDMKSFLEGRMVVLSLVLGLSEQDDFANIPDLQPAGTQPNQPNAQGDKRLPAGGKAVNTAPVPGQPPHDESDRKTEPRSSVSDLVNSLTSEMLMLSPGSEDDEGHDGVSRENLGRIQFSVGYNFQESTLTVKIMKAQELPAKDFSGTSDPFVKIYLLPDKKHKLETKVKRKNLNPHWNETFLFEGFPYEKVVQRVLYLQVLDYDRFSRNDPIGEVSIPLNKVDLTQMQTFWKDLKPCSDGSGSRGELLLSLCYNPSANSIVVNIIKARNLKAMDIGGTSDPYVKVWLMYKDKRVEKKKTVVMKRCLNPVFNESFAFDIPTERLRETTIVITVMDKDRLSRNDVIGKIYLSWKSGPGEVKHWKDMIARPRQAVAQWHQLKA; encoded by the exons GGGCTCCCTCCCGCGACGTCCTCCTCGTCTCAGCCATCACCACCGTCAGCCTTAGCATCACCATCGTACTCTGCGGGATCTGCCAGTGGTGCCAGCGCAAACTG GGTAAGCGTTACAAGACTTCCCTGGAGACTGTGGGAACTCCAGACTCCAGCCGAGGCCgcagtgaaaagaaaaccatcaa CGATCTAGACAGAGACTTTTGGAATAACAATGACAACACAGTGCAGCAGAAATGGAGCTCCTACCCTCCCAAGGAGTTTATACTAAACATTTCACCTTACGCCCCGTATGGTGATCCGCGGCTTTCCCTCAA TGGCTCTCTGTTATCAGGGGCCAAGCTGACGGCGTCGGCCGCTGCGGGGTTGGCGGGGGAGCGTGACGGCCGCCCTGGGGAGAAGCAGCGGCTCGGCGAGGACGGCATGAagagcagcatctctgcccACAGCGAGCCCAGCGCGGGGAAGGCGGCACGCGGCCGCTGGCACACAGTGCAGAGCCACTTGGCCGCAGGGAAGCTCAGCCTGTCCAA TTTCGAGGACTCCACCTTGTCCACAGCCACTACCCTTGAGTATATCCCCACCTCAGCAGGCGACCCCAAATGCCAGAGGCCCCGCACGCTCATGCGCCAGCAAAGTCTGCAGCAACCCCTCAGCCAGCACCAGCGCGCCAACCACAGCCAGCCCACCACCAGCCAGAGCCTGGGCCACCTCCAGGCCCACAGTGGCTCCTCCGCCAGCGCCGGCAACCCCCGGGGCTCCCGCGGCGGCCAGGCGCGCCAGGGCATCGCCGCCGGCTCCAAGCATCGGATGGCTGGTGGCCGGAGCCGCTCCAATCCTGGCAGCTGGGACCATGTGGTGGGGCAAATCCGCAACCGCGGCTTGGACATGAAGTCCTTCCT ggAAGGCCGGATGGTGGTGTTATCCCTGGTTTTGGGACTCTCAGAGCAAGATGACTTTGCCAATATCCCCGACCTGCAACCTGCTGGGACACAGCCGAACCAGCCGAACGCTCAGGGGGACAAGAG GTTGCCGGCTGGCGGCAAGGCGGTGAACACAGCACCGGTGCCCGGGCAGCCACCGCATGATGAGTCTGACCGCAAGACAGAGCCTCGCTCCTCCGTCTCCGACCTGGTCAACTCCCTGACCAGCGAGATGCTCATG ctgtccccaggctCCGAGGACGACGAGGGCCACGATGGTGTCAGCCGGGAGAACCTGGGCCGCATCCAGTTCAGCGTTGGCTACAACTTCCAGGAGTCCACCCTGACTGTCAAGATCATGAAggcacaggagctgccagcCAAGGACTTCAGCGGCACCAGCGACCCCTTTGTCAAGATCTACCTGCTCCCTGACAAGAAGCACAAGCTGGAGACCAAGGTGAAGAGGAAGAACCTCAACCCACACTGGAATGAGACCTTCCTCTTTGAAG GGTTCCCCTACGAGAAGGTGGTGCAGCGGGTGCTGTACCTTCAGGTCCTGGACTATGACCGCTTCAGCCGCAATGACCCCATTGGGGAGGTGTCCATCCCTCTCAACAAGGTGGACCTCACCCAGATGCAGACCTTCTGGAAGGACCTGAAGCCGTGCAGCGATGGCAGT GGAAGTcgtggggagctgctgctgtcgCTGTGCTACAACCCCTCTGCCAACTCCATTGTGGTGAACATCATCAAAGCGCGTAACCTCAAAGCCATGGACATCGGGGGCACATCAG ACCCCTATGTGAAGGTGTGGCTGATGTACAAGGACAAGCGGGTGGAGAAGAAGAAGACAGTGGTCATGAAGCGGTGCCTGAACCCCGTCTTCAACGAGTCTTTTGCCTTTGACATCCCCACAGAGCGGCTGCGCGAGACAACCATCGTCATCACCGTCATGGACAAGGACAGGCTGAGCCGCAACGATGTCATTGGCAAG ATCTACCTGTCCTGGAAGAGCGGCCCCGGGGAGGTGAAGCACTGGAAGGACATGATCGCCCGTCCCCGGCAGGCAGTGGCACAGTGGCACCAGCTGAAGGCCTGA
- the SYT7 gene encoding synaptotagmin-7 isoform X2, translating into MYLHPEAASAGAPSRDVLLVSAITTVSLSITIVLCGICQWCQRKLGKRYKTSLETVGTPDSSRGRSEKKTINDLDRDFWNNNDNTVQQKWSSYPPKEFILNISPYAPYGDPRLSLNFEDSTLSTATTLEYIPTSAGDPKCQRPRTLMRQQSLQQPLSQHQRANHSQPTTSQSLGHLQAHSGSSASAGNPRGSRGGQARQGIAAGSKHRMAGGRSRSNPGSWDHVVGQIRNRGLDMKSFLEGRMVVLSLVLGLSEQDDFANIPDLQPAGTQPNQPNAQGDKRLPAGGKAVNTAPVPGQPPHDESDRKTEPRSSVSDLVNSLTSEMLMLSPGSEDDEGHDGVSRENLGRIQFSVGYNFQESTLTVKIMKAQELPAKDFSGTSDPFVKIYLLPDKKHKLETKVKRKNLNPHWNETFLFEGFPYEKVVQRVLYLQVLDYDRFSRNDPIGEVSIPLNKVDLTQMQTFWKDLKPCSDGSGSRGELLLSLCYNPSANSIVVNIIKARNLKAMDIGGTSDPYVKVWLMYKDKRVEKKKTVVMKRCLNPVFNESFAFDIPTERLRETTIVITVMDKDRLSRNDVIGKIYLSWKSGPGEVKHWKDMIARPRQAVAQWHQLKA; encoded by the exons GGGCTCCCTCCCGCGACGTCCTCCTCGTCTCAGCCATCACCACCGTCAGCCTTAGCATCACCATCGTACTCTGCGGGATCTGCCAGTGGTGCCAGCGCAAACTG GGTAAGCGTTACAAGACTTCCCTGGAGACTGTGGGAACTCCAGACTCCAGCCGAGGCCgcagtgaaaagaaaaccatcaa CGATCTAGACAGAGACTTTTGGAATAACAATGACAACACAGTGCAGCAGAAATGGAGCTCCTACCCTCCCAAGGAGTTTATACTAAACATTTCACCTTACGCCCCGTATGGTGATCCGCGGCTTTCCCTCAA TTTCGAGGACTCCACCTTGTCCACAGCCACTACCCTTGAGTATATCCCCACCTCAGCAGGCGACCCCAAATGCCAGAGGCCCCGCACGCTCATGCGCCAGCAAAGTCTGCAGCAACCCCTCAGCCAGCACCAGCGCGCCAACCACAGCCAGCCCACCACCAGCCAGAGCCTGGGCCACCTCCAGGCCCACAGTGGCTCCTCCGCCAGCGCCGGCAACCCCCGGGGCTCCCGCGGCGGCCAGGCGCGCCAGGGCATCGCCGCCGGCTCCAAGCATCGGATGGCTGGTGGCCGGAGCCGCTCCAATCCTGGCAGCTGGGACCATGTGGTGGGGCAAATCCGCAACCGCGGCTTGGACATGAAGTCCTTCCT ggAAGGCCGGATGGTGGTGTTATCCCTGGTTTTGGGACTCTCAGAGCAAGATGACTTTGCCAATATCCCCGACCTGCAACCTGCTGGGACACAGCCGAACCAGCCGAACGCTCAGGGGGACAAGAG GTTGCCGGCTGGCGGCAAGGCGGTGAACACAGCACCGGTGCCCGGGCAGCCACCGCATGATGAGTCTGACCGCAAGACAGAGCCTCGCTCCTCCGTCTCCGACCTGGTCAACTCCCTGACCAGCGAGATGCTCATG ctgtccccaggctCCGAGGACGACGAGGGCCACGATGGTGTCAGCCGGGAGAACCTGGGCCGCATCCAGTTCAGCGTTGGCTACAACTTCCAGGAGTCCACCCTGACTGTCAAGATCATGAAggcacaggagctgccagcCAAGGACTTCAGCGGCACCAGCGACCCCTTTGTCAAGATCTACCTGCTCCCTGACAAGAAGCACAAGCTGGAGACCAAGGTGAAGAGGAAGAACCTCAACCCACACTGGAATGAGACCTTCCTCTTTGAAG GGTTCCCCTACGAGAAGGTGGTGCAGCGGGTGCTGTACCTTCAGGTCCTGGACTATGACCGCTTCAGCCGCAATGACCCCATTGGGGAGGTGTCCATCCCTCTCAACAAGGTGGACCTCACCCAGATGCAGACCTTCTGGAAGGACCTGAAGCCGTGCAGCGATGGCAGT GGAAGTcgtggggagctgctgctgtcgCTGTGCTACAACCCCTCTGCCAACTCCATTGTGGTGAACATCATCAAAGCGCGTAACCTCAAAGCCATGGACATCGGGGGCACATCAG ACCCCTATGTGAAGGTGTGGCTGATGTACAAGGACAAGCGGGTGGAGAAGAAGAAGACAGTGGTCATGAAGCGGTGCCTGAACCCCGTCTTCAACGAGTCTTTTGCCTTTGACATCCCCACAGAGCGGCTGCGCGAGACAACCATCGTCATCACCGTCATGGACAAGGACAGGCTGAGCCGCAACGATGTCATTGGCAAG ATCTACCTGTCCTGGAAGAGCGGCCCCGGGGAGGTGAAGCACTGGAAGGACATGATCGCCCGTCCCCGGCAGGCAGTGGCACAGTGGCACCAGCTGAAGGCCTGA
- the PPP1R32 gene encoding protein phosphatase 1 regulatory subunit 32, producing the protein MGLGTVSSAKAHTRGSTDLINFYATSHALAHGQLRIPPCLSHHIVTGYVSNNRSAISCLISPHSTAEGHCQDTTTSTTAEHFKPFWFPDGRSLLPWHVHQSLGVKVTTTDYLPSMCSHQGEEMLPVLPAGSERGSRFRQEVPGSLDRMVSRTPSHPPPAVPSLSSPAVPTQGLSVVDHTVPRISRGLQAPRVTQVAQLGQQGAGRKKLLGFTINYGQDVTPRPTGFTTAPAWCWRGPTWMPGCVGGIQPQRPSGFSTNNHPTRLEDIGGHLVA; encoded by the exons ATGGGCCTGGGCACAGTCTCCTCAGCGAAGGCACACACCAGAGGAAGCACCGACCTCATTAACTTCTACGCCACGAGCCATGCGTTGGCCCATG GCCAGCTCCGTATTCCTCCCTGCCTCAGCCACCACATCGTCACCGGCTACGTGTCCAACAACCGCTCAGCCATCTCTTGCCTGATCTCCCCGCACAGCACAGCGGAGGG CCACTGCCAGGACACCACCACATCCACCACTGCTGAGCACTTCAAGCCCTTCTGGTTCCCTGATGGCCGGagcctgctgccctggcatGTCCACCAGTCG CTCGGCGTTAAAGTCACCACGACGGATTACCTGCCCTCCATGTGCAGCCAC CAGGGCGAAGAGATGCTCccggtgctgccagcaggctcCGAAAGAGGCAGCAGGTTCAGGCAGGAGGTGCCAGGCTCCCTGGACAGGATGGTGAGCAggaccccatcccaccccccacccgCTGTGCCCTCTCTGTCCTCACCCGCTGTCCCCACGCAGGGCTTGTCCGTGGTGGACCACACTGTCCCACGCATCTCCCGAGGGCTGCAGGCACCCCGAGTGACCCAGGTTGcccagctgggacagcagggtgctggcaggaaG AAATTGTTGGGGTTCACCATTAACTATGGCCAGGACGTGACCCCCCGCCCGACCGGGTTCACCACGGCACCAG CCTGGTGTTGGCGGGGTCCGACCTGGATGCCAGGATGTGTGGGGGGCATCCAGCCCCAGCGCCCCAGCGGCTTCAGCACCAACAACCACCCCACCAGGCTGGAGGACATCGGTGGCCACCTCGTGGCGTGA
- the SDHAF2 gene encoding succinate dehydrogenase assembly factor 2, mitochondrial isoform X2 produces MSHWRRREPGCCMRAGRGGCWRTASCSGRGGQGCPVLHRRDTISPGELREKGQASLFAKENLNRMSEQQLNLYDRLINEPSNDWDIYYWATEAKPTPAEFENDVMAMLREFTKNKKKEQRLRQPDLEYLFEPPH; encoded by the exons ATGAGCCACTGGAGACGAAGAGAGCCCGGCTGCTGTATGAGAGCCGGAAGAGGGGGATGCTGGAGAACTGCATCCTGCTCAG gcaggggcGGGCAGGGATGCCCTGTGCTTCACAGGAGAGATACCATCAGCCCTGGAGAGCTAAGGGAGAAAGGCCAGGCCAG CCTCTTTGCAAAGGAGAACCTGAACCGCATGAGCGAGCAGCAGCTGAACCTCTACGACCGGCTCATTAATGAGCCCAGCAACGACTGGGACATTTACTACTGGGCCACAG AAGCAAAGCCCACGCCGGCTGAGTTTGAGAACGACGTGATGGCTATGCTGAGGGAGTTTACCAAGAACAAGAAGAAGGAGCAGAGGCTGCGGCAGCCAGACCTGGAGTACCTCTTTGAGCCGCCCCACTGA